The following are from one region of the Chloroflexota bacterium genome:
- a CDS encoding BACON domain-containing protein has translation MNLKFFKLLFCLSLVFLMILAVGGHVYAQESSGSGICVDTTPHTLRTELTSGDKGLKYGPLSVSASSIDFGSTSTQRTFRITSGWPPVFWEVSSMQSWIMVSPTGGKGSATITVSVNRSGLRAGNYTGYVTVTPTAGSIGTDFTRHIITVYMGVPSSGAGPSSTSRPLEKSRVVFSVPGAASAFISIYDSGGKFIDTVAGAAQSSSQILTISTYLPNGNYRYSAGGKVQNANGVARANFTVNGTTSVTVRLISAGYIPNLPR, from the coding sequence ATGAACCTGAAATTCTTCAAGTTGTTGTTTTGTCTTAGTCTTGTTTTCCTAATGATACTAGCGGTTGGAGGTCATGTTTATGCCCAGGAAAGCTCTGGGTCTGGTATTTGTGTTGATACTACCCCCCACACTTTGCGAACAGAACTTACGTCCGGTGACAAAGGTCTCAAATATGGCCCACTAAGCGTTTCTGCCTCGTCAATTGATTTTGGTTCAACAAGTACACAACGTACATTTAGGATAACAAGTGGTTGGCCTCCGGTATTTTGGGAAGTTTCCTCTATGCAGAGTTGGATAATGGTGTCTCCGACTGGCGGAAAGGGCAGCGCAACGATCACAGTCTCCGTAAATCGTAGTGGCCTTAGGGCCGGGAATTATACTGGCTATGTTACTGTAACTCCCACTGCAGGCTCTATTGGTACGGATTTTACTCGACATATTATTACAGTCTATATGGGTGTTCCTTCTTCTGGTGCCGGACCATCGTCAACTAGTAGGCCGCTTGAGAAGAGTCGTGTTGTATTTAGTGTTCCTGGTGCTGCATCAGCTTTCATAAGTATTTATGATTCAGGAGGTAAATTTATTGACACGGTTGCTGGTGCAGCGCAATCAAGTAGCCAAATCCTAACGATTTCAACTTATCTACCTAACGGGAATTATAGGTATAGCGCCGGGGGGAAAGTTCAGAACGCCAATGGGGTTGCCAGGGCGAACTTTACAGTGAATGGGACAACTTCTGTAACTGTTAGATTGATATCAGCAGGTTACATCCCAAACTTGCCACGTTAG